The nucleotide window AACCACCGGCGCTGGGCGCGCGCTTGGAAGGCTGCAGGCGCCATGGGCAGAGTGAGGAACGGCGCCAGCACCCAGCCGCGGGGACGAAAGCGCCCCGGGGATCCCGCCACCGCTTGTGCAGCCATCGCGGTCATGGGCGCCCGGCGCCCCCCTTTCCAAGTCCGCGTGGGGAGCCACGCGGCGGGAAGGAAGTCAGCGGCGGCCAGGCGGGATCCCGCAAGGTTGCGGCGGAAGCGCTGGTGGCGGCGGGCCCGGGAGGCAGGCTCCAAAGGCCCGCTGCGAAGCCGATCCCCGAAGCCGCCGGCGCCCGCCGTGTCCTCCGGCGAGATGGACCTGGGCGCGCAGCGGGAGCGCTGGGAGACGTTCAGGAAGCGGCGGGGCCTCAGCTGCGAGGGCGCCGCCAAGTTCCTGCTGGACACCTTCGAGTACCCAGGCCTGGTGTATCACACCGGAGGCTGCCACTGCGGCGCGGTCCGCTTCGCCGTCTGGGCCCCCGCAGACCTGCGCGTGGTGGATTGCAGCTGCAGGCTGTGCAGGAAGAAGCAGCACCGACACTTCCTCGTCCCGGCCTCGCGCTTCACTCTCCTGCTGGGCGCCGAGAGCATCGTCACCTATCGATCCCACGCGCACCCGGCGCTGCACAGCTTCTGCAGCAGGTGCGGGGTGCAGAGTTTCCACGCCTCTGTCTCTGACCCCGGCGTGTATGGCGTCGCCCCGCACTGCCTGGACGCCGGCACCGTGCGCAGTGTGGTCATCGAGGAGGTCGACGGTGGCGACTGGGGGGAGGAGGCCGCGAAGGAGCCCAAGGCCATCCAGAGCGCGTCCCCCGAGTGagcccctgcctctccttccGAAGAGGAGCAGTGACTAGGGCCGCAACACGCCGGAAATAtgcccgccgcccccccccccacccccgagggaGCCCCCTCAGTGCTTGTGAAGGGATTGCTGTATGAAAGAGGTCGGTTTCTGGACTGATGAACCCGTGATGTCTCTCCAGGCTTCCACCCCTTCCCTTTCAGTGTTTTGCAACGAACTTGGACTTGCTTATGATAAAAAAAACTGAGCACACATTTGTCTGTCAACAGCCATAATCTTCCAATCCAATAAGCAAGTAGTGTCTCTACTTTTTCAAGTCGCCTTGTGTAACCCTGCCTTGTATTCTTTATTCTTCGTGTAGTTCTCATAGATCATTTTCAGATCATTCATATGTCCTGTACCGTTACGGTGCTATTGTGAACGAGATTGTTTTTAATGGTCGCATCTGGTATGCAGGACCACTCCCTATATCCAAACACTTTGGTGAACACTTCTTAGGACGTTTCCTGTTGATTATCTGCGTGCGTGTGTGTAATTTAGGTCAGCACTCGCGTTTTCGCTACTTAGAGATAGATCAGCACTCGCGTTTTCGCTACTTAGAGATAGGCGTTGATTTCAGCCATGTTgtttatttaatgtgtttttatataatatatttaagcCTCATTAGTGTGACATACCCCATTGTGCTTATGTTTTCACATGATGCTGCCActttccttggttttgttttagaaactgTCTGTGGGTAGGGTGATGGGGAggcagaagaatgagaaagatgtCTGTGCGCTGTATATATGCCCTCTTTGATGTTTTGAAATTCCTATCTTGAACATGTGTTACATATTGAGAAATtagtaaatactttttaaagtgagattgtgttgtttcatttatatttgcaGCTGGGCTTGCCTCAGGGAAGTGTTGGCTGTTATTATTTGAAAGATGGTGGTATCTCTGGTTTTTATAGTGGCAATAAATTCTCCAGATCCCCTAaatttttcagaaggaaaatagTAGAGTGTTTACAGGTTCAACCTCCTGAGCAGACTATGTTTGAATCCAGGCATTGCTACCTCCTATGTATATAATTTACATGGAGTTGCTTAAAGTCTGTATTCATGAATTTTAATCTTCTGTAAACAATGCTAGCAACTAACAGATATATTGTTTTCAGGATTAGCATAGTACTTCGTGTTTACTAAATTATCattgaatactttttttctcttttccattgaTTTGAAATCCCAAAATCTACCTATCAAGTCATCACATAGTGTAGGAGCATCTCCAGATAGCTGAGAGTTAGCCATCTCATGCTGGCTTAATGGTTAAGATCAGAAGATAGTATGATACTAGGGGAAAGTAATTAGTATagcaatatgtaaaaatcaaGTCCAGAACGAAACCAGCAGCAGGTAATTGTTCCCATAAAGAACGTATAGAGGACAACAGTGCGGTACtcagaaaaattgaaaggaaataaGGTTTTTCTCTAAGAATGAGACAGAAGATCAAAGCAGAGATAGGCAAATTTTCTTTAAGTAGTAGGGCTGATAAATACAGTGTAACTGCATgttaaaaactactaaaaaatacagtccttttttttctgtttcaagtttttattgaaattctagttagttaacagatAGAGTTACagaaattctagttagttaacagatAGAGTGACAGAAAACTGTATTGTTTAGGGGTATATGTATGGtgggagaaaaacaataaagaaaggaagggaaataatttaAGCAAGCGTCAGATTAAGCCTTAACTCTACAAAGGAGGGATGGCTTTGTTATTTAAATGGAGAACATGTCCTGTGTTCCTGTTACTTTGGTATATAATACACTGCCCTAGACTTAGTCCATAAAATaacaaccattttattatatGCATGGAATCTCAGAGTAAGTAATTCTGAAAGAGCACAGTGAATATAACCTGTTTCACATGATGTCTGTGgcctcagtggaaaaaaaaaaaaacctgaatggCTGGGGGCTAGAACCATTTGAAGTCTCATTTACTTACATGTCTAGCACAGGCATTGAGGAGTCTGGAAGACTAGGATTGACAAGCAGAGTGTCTACCTATTACCTCGCTATGTAATTTGGCTTCCTCGCAACATGACAGGCCTCACAGAAGTCAGGCTTCATACTTCATGACTCAGGCTCCAAACAAAAGTGTTTCTGTAAGTAAAGTGATAGTGGTATCACTTTTTATGACCAAGACTCTGAAGTCTTATCACATGACTTCTGTCATACTCTATTAATTATAACTGAGTCACAAACCCTTCCAGATTCAAATAGGGGGATTAGACTTCATTTCTTAAGGGGGAAGTTGAAAACTTTTATAACAGCAGGAGAGATAGAAGATATTGCTGTGGCTATCATTAGAAAATACAGTCCTTTttttatgtttcaagtttttattgaaattctagttagttaacagatagagtaatattggtttcagaagtagaatttagtgattcatcacttacatataacatccagtgcccatcacaagtgcctccttaatacccatcacccatttagcccatcaaccctcagtttgttctctatagttaagaatctcttacagtttgcctccctctctctttattttttctttcccctatgttcatctgttttgtttcttaaattccacatatgagtgaaatcatataatgtgcctttttctgactgacttaatgcatttaatacactacctccaaccacattgttgcaaatggtaaatttttttccttttgacagctgagtaatagtccattgtctacatgtaccatatcttcttttcccattcatcagtcaacggacatttgggctctttctagattttggctattgttgataatgttgctataaacttctGGGTGCATGTGcaccttcaaatctgtatttgtgTATCCTTTGGAGAAAATACAGTCTTACAGAGGGCTTTTATGTAGCTGTTTATGCTTCATTCAGATGTTTACTCTATAATTATTTAATAGTTCACATATACTTTGTGTACAATTAGTGTACGATTTAATTcacaatataaaaaagaatgactgaCTCCTATCTTGGAGCAAGCTCAAGACCAGACTAATGCATTCCTGGAAGAATAGAGAGAATATGACAGCCAGGGGGAAGCTGGTTGTTTAAAATTTGGAGATGTCCATCCAAGCACAGTCCAAGGCAGAAGTCCAGAGGATCATAAACAGTTCTGATCCCACTGGAAAAGTTTAAACTATCACTACTTGGACTTATTGGACTGACTTGACAAATGTAACTGAATGCCCTTTCCTCTGgcctttctatttttgtttcttttttttttaaatcttatttatttatgtgcaagagagagagaacacaagcagggggaatggcaggcagaaggagaagcaggcagagggagaagtaggctccccgctaagcaaggagcccaatgcgggtttaatcccaggaccctgagatcatgacctgagctgaaggcagacacttaatcgactgagccacccaggtgtcccatactGTCCTTTCTTTCTAAGCATTCATTctacagatatttactgagtgtttaccaTGTGCTAAACAGAATGTTAGAAGGACTTAAGGCTCTGGGGGAAGAAGTAGAGGTGGATAAAGATGTTCAAGTGCCAATGCTTAGGGTGGCACTTCTAACTTAGAagatccatttctctttttccacaAAAAAACTATTTATAGTATTatgcaaaaggaaatgagaagggaatCAAAGTGTGTcaccaaaaaaatcaattaaatatgaTGGCAGTAACAGTGGAAATCAGAGATCATAAATGCTATAAGACATGAAAACCAATGAACAAAAGGACAATGCTAAGTCCCCATCagtaattcttaaaatgttaatggattggggtgcctgggtggctcagtgagttaggacctctgccttcggctcagggcatgatctcagggtcctgggatcgagccctgcatccgtctctctgctcggcggggagcctgcttcctcctctctctctctctgcctacttgtgatctctctgtctgttaaataaataagcaaaatcttttaaaaaattaatggattaAATGTgtcaatcaaaagacaaagactggaagaatggatttaaaaaaaacagattcaaCTATAAGCTATCTACAAGAGATTCACTTTAGATCTAAGGACATGCACAGATAGAAAATGAAGTGATTGAGGGATGGCtaggtggtttagttggttaaatatctgcctttggctcaggtcatgatgtcatggtcctgggatcgagtcctgcatcaggctccttgttcagtggggagcctgcctcaccttctgtctgcttctctctttcttgttcactctcc belongs to Lutra lutra chromosome X, mLutLut1.2, whole genome shotgun sequence and includes:
- the LOC125092420 gene encoding centromere protein V-like protein 3 — encoded protein: MGRVRNGASTQPRGRKRPGDPATACAAIAVMGARRPPFQVRVGSHAAGRKSAAARRDPARLRRKRWWRRAREAGSKGPLRSRSPKPPAPAVSSGEMDLGAQRERWETFRKRRGLSCEGAAKFLLDTFEYPGLVYHTGGCHCGAVRFAVWAPADLRVVDCSCRLCRKKQHRHFLVPASRFTLLLGAESIVTYRSHAHPALHSFCSRCGVQSFHASVSDPGVYGVAPHCLDAGTVRSVVIEEVDGGDWGEEAAKEPKAIQSASPE